taaacaagcagtttctattgaatgaaatatttgaaattaaatatcacacttttttttattttcagccctgtaacttattaaaataaatattatagaagttttcagggactttcagccctcggtaataatgtagtctttcattctgagtttaaatttttcaaaaatatgtattagctttctcaggattcaaaaaaaatgaatacaatttaaaatacattgagaattttgacatgcgtcacaattttgcattaactcaatgtaaaattctaaagtgttgaattccagcttccctaattatttgacatcaaaagacattagaaactatttgtagatgattcaaatctgtattgaaaacaactgttaaaattggtctacgtaattaaacattccaaaattttgtaaaaatgtaatacatttcagttttcagcccaaacttaggccacacacaatgcaataatgttcacatttttgaactgtcaatatttttattttatcatctattgtttaaaaacaatacagttgataagataccctcagttgcggagaaagtattaataataaagattaataataaagtctaataaccgtggaacagaataagctatctgacaaattttaagatttgacAGTGACAtggacagtatgtaaatattaagtatttatccttcaaaatacactgctcaattttctataaaatacgcgtcaagagtcgtatcagttttttttggaaccaggtgtacaaaCTATTGGGATAATAACAAACAAAATCCAAATTGGGATTATGCCATATTCTTCTTTGGATCGTGGATCCCTTGCCAACCACGGTTTCACCAACCGCACCTATCTCTTCGAAACGTAACCCCCGCAGTTGAAGAGGTATTACTACTGTACACACATAATCTACATGAGTACAGAATTTGATTAAAGCTTAGATAGGAAAAAAAAGATAAGGAAGTTCAGAGAAAAACATGAATTCATATAACATATACTCTTTTTGATCTCCTGAAAAGTTTGCTATTCCTGGGTTGTGGTAGTAATGAAGTCAGGGTGCGATATATATTGCTGCTCTCAAATCATACTGACTTGTCTGCTAAAGTAACATTTTCTGCTGGAGTGATTGTAAGTTTCAATGCTGTCATTTAATCGTATTGTGATAGCATATCGGTGCAATGCCACCTGGTGAAGTTTTATTCAACTGATCAGTATGACATAAACATAgttaaaaaaacgtaatttttacAGAGAAGTCAGTATGATTTGAGAGCAGAGATATgtatcataaaaaaataaatgttcaGATTGTTCGTCCTGTTCATCTTGAACCACATTCACTCCCAGGTAGCaaggataatcggggttctactgtattgaTAAATCCTCTCAAGTTAAAGGCAAAAAGCAtagaataaatgaaaaattaaaatttgtcaaaaatgtGGTTGATATAATAACCCATTACTTAACAGCAAACTTCAATGTACAGAATTACTTTCACAAACTAAATcaccaataaaacatttaaactgtacatacagtaggaaaaatgaaagaatacccatgaacgatcacatcaatcacttattttgtatttgctgtctttttctataaataacaaacgtgtgttatagaaaaagacagcaaatacaaaataagtgattgatgtgatcgttcatgggtattctttcatttttccgactgtatatggtTTTCCTTCAGATTCGCAGGTCatgaattttaaattaaaacttcACAAGATTTTTACTGAAACACTGTTATTGCTTGTAACTTTGGAACTACAAAATTAGATAGAAGGTGCTAGAAGCTAAGAAAGATGGATCTCATCTGGGGGTTATTTAGAAACAGGTAAAAATAGAACACTTGAAAAACAACCATACATGATGAGAAACTAATATAAAATGTTAGCAGACGGCCCAGATGGGTAAATTGTTTCATTTCCAGAACAAAAATATGTTAGAAATACTTACAGCTTTGACAATGTCAATGACTGGGGCCTTTCCCTCTGgattttccttgtattttaaCCTAGTTTGTTCACTAACTAGTGTCCATAATTTGTCTAGGTTAATAGCTGGGCACCATTTGGAGTTTTTCCTTACATGGTAGTTCCTCATACCCAACTAAAAACAAAATAATCATTAGAAATTGGAAAATTTGGGCTAAATATTCATAAAAAGAAAATTCAAGTCAGTAATTGAACAATAATCAGTAATTTTCATACCGCCCGTTCTAAAAATCATCATATGAACAGTTTCATTATTAATAAACATGTAAAACTACAACTTACCTTTCCGAAGTATCCAGGATGGTACTTGTCGAAGTTGATTCTGTGGTGGTGCATACCACCAGCATTACCACGACCTCCAGGATGCTTACGGTGTTTGCCTAAAATATAAATGATTTTAGATGGATAATTACATATTTATACAACGAGAATGAGAAACACTGAGATTTAATCAGCAACGAACATGAATCAATGATATTCATACCGCCCGTTCGGTCAATCATCACTTTGGAAAAACTAGGTTATTTACATTCATTCTGCTTAATTAtgactaaattaaaataaacttaccGATACGGCCGTGACCGTGGCTTACATGTCCTCTTAGTTTCCTAGTTTTCTTTCTGTGTGTCgactaaaaaagtaaaaacagaaCTCATAACCAACAAAGTCAATTTGtaaaataatgtattaaaaataaacatattgaAACCTATACTACTTTAATTTATATCAAAATAAATTCTAAAACAATTCTGAATTTAAAATTTCTACAAAAAGTAAAGGATGactgaaatatttttaaaattaaaaacttccaACAAAAATACACAACACTCACCATGTTGACGGAGAATGAAGAACTTGGTCAGGTTGGCCAACTGCTAAATTACAAACGTCGTAACACTGAAAATTAAGTCAATTTTACGAGAaattgttttaagaaataaaaatacatatgtatttttgttattttttcttgttagattatcaaaactgttaattttaagttaaaaatagatataaatactgaataaaaccaattaaaaaatattttagatcaagctttgttttatttttatattttatatacggCATTAAAACACTTTAagcattttattttatattattattattttacactaaaactaaaatatttgctaaaatcttatcgaaaataaaaaaaaaacatatttgttTGTTTTAGGTTTTATGACGTTCACTGACGAAGCTAATTGTGGCCTGATCACTAAAAATCTACTAATTTTTCTGGCGAATAATATTATTGGCGGGTTGTTTAAACTACTGTCAGAATTTATCTATTTATGGAAAAAGTGGTATAGATTTTTATTTACTGATAATATTTGATTAATAGATTTATTAATTTTGTGTATGTTAAGATAAATTATTGAACAAAGTTCAGTTCAAcgtttaaaatcatttttaatactGGTTGTCATCTTTATGTATTTTATAGTTTAATTATTATTCAACATTATCTAAACAGTATAATCAGCAACAGCAAGTTACTGTCGCAGTCTGATTACTCTGATTGTCTGATACTGATAATTAAATTCAGTGAGATGTCTTGTTGAATGGTGAAATAAAGTTCAAAAATCTCACTGCGCGGACAGAGAACATTGCATTAAGTACACGGGCAAAACCTCAAATAATTTCAAAATCAATAATTAGAATTAGTATAGAAAAAACATTTATTTCCGagttaaaaatagaaaataaacatGACTAACTCAGAATTGCGTAAAAGAAAGGTAAGAGGAATTGTAAAGTTACAGGTGTTTTGCAGACGTGGGACCTATGTGACGGTCATCCATgtcttctgttttatttattataaaatagtttattaaataaattttatttaaagttttatttttattaaaatgacTGAGGATATGTATTATTtacctgtaagtatatttttcttgacaaCTATGTTTTTCATGAACTAACCTCACTTTTCTCTGGTAAAGATAATCTggatttttttttcggttttgtaCCAATAAAGCAAATAATAACACTGacgaaattttaaaataaattcattTGTTGCTAATATTAAACGTCTTTTTCTACCTCCAACATCAAGAATCGAAAACAATTATACAGGTTTTAGGGTATTGTAATTAGTGATTTTTTAGTTTCATATTGTCTTATTTTATATACAGCTATTGCAAGAAAACGTTTATCCCCCATATACTTAATCCTATTGAACTTATTAGCTTAGAACAAACGATCAATTTTTAGGACTCTTCTAGATTATGTTACGTCTTGTAAATTATTGCAACTTTAGATTAGGTCTAGCTTTATTACCTTTGCATTTCCTCCCTGGTAATACCCCTGATCCCGTGGTCTACTTAGTCTGTGGTTAGTTACAGTGAACGCCCCCTGGGCGCGAAAAGTTTTTTCCCTTCCCTACCCTTGGTTGTTCAATTAGGTTCATAACGGTCTTGGTGTATGGTAGGTTTCGTTAGGCGTTAATTGTAAGAAATTTTGCTATCTAAATGGACACAAAAGCCATAAAAGGAAAAAATTGTCTTATTTTACCTGTAGTCACTAACTATAATATTTGCTTGTGTTAATTCTGGAATTGTTTTTGTCTATTACATATTAAGATACTGCTTCTTTGATCTATGTCAGCaattcccaaccggtgggtcacgacccactagtgggtcgtgGGCGGATTTCGGGTGGGTTGTGGCGTAGCTtttacagtagctgaataacgtacatatatacagtcaaacccgctgaTTAGAATACcccttaaaggaatatcccggtttaaggactagaaatttgaggtcccaaaacgtttctactagcgactAATAATcagttattagaatatcccggttataggaatacttttgattagcacgaaggctattccaatatgcgggttcgactgtatcatcatgggtgagggatgggtcgcgaatatgaaaaaacatcagaaggtgggtcgccagacataaaaggttgggaaccactgatctATGGTATACATAGTAGAACTCCccaattatatatatatattatttccTGTTACTCTGTAAAGGAGCATAGGGCATCCACAAAGCTTCTCCATTTGACTCTGTCTCTGGCCATAGCTGCTACCTCTCCCCAGCTCTTTCTCAAacctttgttcttcttcttctctcaaacctttgttcttcttcttgttctacggcattacagcccaaattgagccttggcctcctttattttttgccgccacccttgcttgtctgtggctgctcttctccatacacggattcctaaaagggcttgtgtggcgctgtttactgtgtcttcccagcgctttcttggctttccaaccagtctctttccctgcattctagcattcagcactctttttggtagcctatcctctcccattcttatcacatgtccgaccctttgcaatctttgtattctaatgaagtctgacaggggtgcttctttataaagttgataaagttcgttattgtatcgacttctgaagattccgttttccctcataggtcctagtattctcctcagtacatTCCTTTCTCATACCTTTGTAGTCAGCTTCAATTGTTCTTCTCCTGGTCATTGTGGGTCGTCCTTGCTTTCTTCATCCTGCTACTGTCCATTTTAGAGCCTTCTTTGTTATATCTGCGTTGTCCTTCCTCAGGGTGTGTCCCAGCCAATTCCATTTTTTCCTTTTAATTGCAATTTCAATTGGCTCTTGTTTGGTTTCTTCCAGAGTTCTTGATGTGTTATGATGTTGGGCCAatatactttcaaaatttttcggAGGCATCTGTTTACAAATACTTGGAGTTTTTTTACAGTTCCGTCTGTTATTGCCCAGGTTTTGCATCCATACAGTAATACTGTTTTAACATTACTATTGTATTGGGTTGACCTCCATATGTTTGAGAGTTTTCCAAATGCTTGTTGTGCTTTTCTAAGTCGATGTTTAATGTCCGCCTTGATTCCACCATGTACGCCAACTATACTTCCCAGGTAGCAAAATTCTTGTTGTTCTTCTTTTATTGTATTCTGTTTTACTTCTTCTTGATTGATATATAATTTTTCCTGTCGGAATTGATCTATTCTCATCTCAACTGTCTTATTGACATTTATTCGGAGACCACTTTCTGCTGCCTCTTTCTCCAGTTTACTTAGCATGTTCTTCATATCATCTATTGTATGTGATACCAGGCatatagggtgtcaatttaaaaattgccacccctataatttggtccctatagaaaatctaaaaatatacaaaaatatgtcaaatttatttgggacattttatagaccagttttcaactaaattacactaaccctctagcgggggcggacacaacccccaaaatctttaatggaaagagggttgagtgatacctcatttttaatttttttataattaattttaataattaaataattgatgagaATAGGTCAATTCtctcttcttctttctcgaaactcc
This genomic window from Diabrotica virgifera virgifera chromosome 1, PGI_DIABVI_V3a contains:
- the LOC114335023 gene encoding 60S ribosomal protein L27a translates to MSTHRKKTRKLRGHVSHGHGRIGKHRKHPGGRGNAGGMHHHRINFDKYHPGYFGKLGMRNYHVRKNSKWCPAINLDKLWTLVSEQTRLKYKENPEGKAPVIDIVKAGYYKLLGKGRLPEQPVIVKAKFFSKNAEDKIKAVGGACVLCA